The window GTTCGGCGCCACCGAACGCACCGGCGTGCTCGCCGACGCCCCCGACACCGCCGAGTTCGAGTTCGAATTCACCTACCTCAAAGAACGCGTCGACACCATCTCCTATCGAACGCTCGACAACGCGGGCGAGCGCGGCGCGGTCGACCCGATGAAGATGGAGATGGTGCCGACGGCCCAGCTCGACGCCCCCGAGGACATGCGTGGATCCTTGTACGGAACGGGAACGAGTGGCGACGCGACGGTGCCCGTACTCGTCGTCGACAGCGCCGCGCGGTTCGGCGGCCGCGAGTCCGAGAGCTACCTCGTCGTCTCCCCGCGCACGCCGTACAACCGCTTCCCGCTCCCGATGGCGTCCGTCTCCGCCCGCGCGAGCGCCGAGGGCGAAGTCGTCCACGACGGCCCGCTGACCGCGACGCTCGACCCCGAGCTCGGCTACCACTACGGCGCGCCCGTCAGCGAACCCCCGGACTCCGTCGAGGTGTCGTTCGACGCGCCGCCGCAGGTCGCGCGCCACGAGGGCTACGAGACCGCGTTCCTCGACATGCCCACCGTGTCGGTGTAGTTTCAGGGAGTTCAAGCCCTTCGACGCGTACTACTCGATATGAGCGACGACGACAGCCACGAGCACGTCGTCCCCGGGTCCGAGGAGGAACTGGACTCGGCGGACGTGCGCGGCTACGACTTCCGCGGCGACTTCGACTTCTTCGAGATGCTCGACGCGTACGAGACCACTGGCTTCCAGGCGACCCACCTCGCGCAGGCCGTGGACATCGCGCGCGACATGCGCGACGACGACGTGACCACCTACCTCACGCTCACCTCGAACATCGTCTCCTCCGGCCTGCGGGAGACGGTCGCCTACCTCGTCCGGGAGGGGTTCGTGGACGTCATCATCACCACGTCCGGCTCCATCACCGAGGACGTCATCAAGACGGCGAAGCCGTTCAAGATGGGGGAGTGGGACGCCGACGAAGCCGAACTCCGCGAGCGCGGCATCAACAGGCTCGGGAACATCTTCGTTCCCTCCGACCGGTACGTCTGGCTGGAGGCGTACCTGAACGACTTCTTCGAGGACTTCTTCGCCGACGAGAAAATCCGCACGCCGACGGCGTTCTCGAAGGAACTCGGCGAAACCCTCGACGACGAGGACTCTATCCTGAAGAACGCCGCCGACCAGGACGTCCCCATCTTCTGTCCCGCACTCACGGACGCCGAGGTCGGGAACTTCCTCTACTACTACCGCCAGGGCTACGACTCGGAGGTCGGCATCGAAATCCTGGACGACTACGACTCGCTCATCGAGCACGGCCTGCTCGCGGAGGAGACCGGGCTCATCGCGGTCGGCGCGGGCGTCCCGAAGCACCACGCCATCATGACGAACCTCTTCCGCGGCGGCGCAGACCACGCGGTCTACATCTCCACGGGCATGGAGGGCGACGGCTCGCTCTCCGGCGCGCCGCCCGAGGAAGCCGTCTCCTGGGGGAAAATCAAGGACGAGGACACGAACTACGTCCAGATCGAGGCCGAAGCCACGCTGGTCTTCCCGCTGCTGGTGGCGGGAGCGTTCAAGCGCGACTGAGCAGTTTCTATATCGTCGATTCCAGTTTATGGTTCGTTGGGTTTTCGGTGGTGGCGCTCTACGCGTTGCGTGATGGCTGCACGACCACCGATGACCGACGACGGGGAGGAACCGGACGCGGTGGCGTTCGGTATCGCGGCGGTGGACGAACACCTCGGGAGCGTCGACTGGCCGGCGACCGCCGCGGAGATCGTCGCGGCGACCGACGACCCCGAGGTCCCGTACGAGGCGAGCGGACGGACGCTCGCGCTCTCGACGGCGCTCGACGAGACCGACAGCGACGAGTTCGAGTCACGCCGCGACCTCCTGGACGCCCTGCACCCCGTGTTCGAGGAACACCGGCAGTCAGCGGGGCCGGGACTCATCGCGTGGATTCGGAACGCCCTTCCGGTTTAACCGCTCTCGCGTCCTCCACTCCCGTATGACCGTTCTCGACATCGAGTGCCCGGACTGCGGGCGAGTAGAATCGGTTCGAAAGGAGGGACTGGGCCGGTACGAGTGCGCGGAGTGCGGTCGGGAGTTCTCGCGGGCCGACCTCACTCGATGAACGATCGGAGCGTGTCGGAGTCGGCGGTCTCCCCCCGTATCGCGTAGTGGGCGGCGCAGGCGTTCGCGAGCGCGAGCGCCGCCACCCACGACCCGTCTGCGGCGCGAGCGTGCGCGAGACCCGCGCTGAACCGGTCGCCGGCGCCCGTGAAGCGGACGGGGTCGCTCGTCGGTTCGTTCGGCACGAACGCGAGCACGTCCCGGGTGGCGGCGACGGCGTGTTCGACCTCGTGGAGGACGAACGCGTCCACGCCGAGGGCCGCCCGCGCGGCACGGGCGAGCGAGCCGTCGTCCGCGAACGAGGCGTCGAGCGCGTCCGCGAGGAACGCGGCTTCCCCGCGGTTCGCGCTCACGACGACTTCGTAGCGGTCGGTGAGCGCGCCGAGCGCGTCCGCGAACCCGCGGACTGTGTCAGGGTCGATGATGGTCACGTCGCCGGGGTCAAGGACGAGCACGCCGCCGTCGGGGTCGCGCTCGCGGAGTTCGCGGAGGGCGTCGGTCGCGTGCGGGACGGACGCCCAGTTCGCCCACACGACGGCGTCCGCGGCGAGCGCGGCGTCGAGGCGCGGGCCGAGCGCTCGTTCGAGCGTCTCGAAGCGCCACGTCTCGATGCCCGCGGACTCCTCAGTGAGCATCACGGCGTCCGACTCGAACTCGTAGATGTCGACGTGAGCGGGCGCACCCATCGAGTACGCGTCGAACGGAAGCGTTTCGAAGATATCGTGGTCGAGGTGGCCGGCGAGCGTGGTGTCGTCACCGAGCGCGTGAAACTGGAACGCGTCGTTCACGGCCTGGCCGCCGGGGTCAGTGGCCTCGTGGTCGACGTAGAACGACTTGGCCTCGCCCGCGGCGATGCGGCGGCCGAACGACTCACGCGAGCGCACCGCGCCCGCCCGGTCTTCGACCGTGTACCGGCGGTCGACGCTGCCGTCCGGGAGCGCCGTGGCGGTGACGGACGCGTCCAGCACTCCCCGGGCGTCCGCGAGCCGTCCCGTGCGTTCGTCCATACGCGTTCCCGGGGCTTCGGCGTGGTTAACTATTCGGCCAGCACCGCGTCGACGGCGTCGAGGAAGCCGTCGGCGTACGCGCCCGCAACGACGTGGTCGGCGGCGGCCTTCGCGGCGTCGTCCGCGTTCGCGACAGCGTAGCCCGTCCCCACGGCGTCGAGCATCTCCGCGTCGTTCGCGGAGTCGCCGACCGCGACGAACTCCGACAGGTCGTAGTCGAGGTCGGCGACGAGCGATTCGAGCGCGCGGCCCTTGTGCATCCCCGGCGACTTCACGTGGTACGCGTATCCCGTGTCGACGACGTGAAGACCGTGCGTTTCGGCGATGTCGCGGAGGGGCGCGAGCGGCTGGTCGCGGCTCACCGCGACCTCGGTCTCCCGCCAGCGGTTCACCAGGTCGACCTCGCCCCAGCCCAGGCTGTGGCCGCGCGCGACGTACTCGTCCACCACGTCCTGGGCGGCCTCGCGGTCGCCGTGGAAGTGCAGGCGGTCGCGGTCGCGGTCGTAGGAGACGCCGCCGTTCTCCGCGACGACGCGCTCGGGCACGCCGACGAACCCGCAGAGCGCGACCGGGTACGGGAGCGCCTTCCCGGTGGCGATGACGACGGGCGCGTCCCACTCGCGGAGCACGTCGAGGACGCGGGAGTCGATGGAGCGGTCGTCGCGGCTGAGCGTGCCGTCGATGTCGACGGCGAGCGGCGGAACCATACCGCATCCTGCGCCGGCCGGGAGAAAAACCCTATGCGCCGAGCCCGCCCGCGTGGACGTAGTCGAGGAACTCGTCCACGACGCCCGGGTCGTACGTCCAGAACCCGTGGAAGGTTCCGTCGTCCTGCTCGTGGGCGATGAGCGCGATCTTCCGCGAATCCTGGCCGTCTCCGTCGTACACGACGAACCACGACTCGCGGACCTCCGAAACGTCGTCCGTGTGGAAGGCGAGGTTGAGTTCGTTCCGCGGTTTCTCCCAGTCCGGAAGCCCGTACACGTGCACGTCGAGCCCGCTGTCCGCGAGCTGCGTGTAGACGCGCCACTGGTCGTCCATCTTCGAGAGCGACTGGAAGCCGACGCGGAGTTCGCCGCGGCCGACGGTGTGCGCGGCGACCTCGACCTCGCGGGACGCGATTATCATGTTGCGCTTGTTGAACGACGTAAACGTCGTCGTGTCGTCGTGTTCGAGCACCGCGGGATAGCTGTCGCGGTCGAAGTCGGGGTCGGAGACGATACCCGCCTCGAACGCGATCACGGAATCGACGTCGTCGAGGTCGCTCGCCGCCACGACATCCCCGTCGTCGTGCAGCACGGCGAAGTTCGCGGGCGCGTGCTCCCCGCGTGATTCCGCGACACTCACGGTGACGCGCTGCGGGCCGAAGTAGTCGCGAAGGCGGTCGACGACGGCCTCGTTTACGGGGTCGTAGACGGTGAGCGTTCGCCCCTCGCTCTCCACGCGTTCGACGAGCGAGCGGATGGAGTCCATCTCGCACGAGAATCGGACTGTCAGGTATATAAATCCGGGGGCGGTTCAGGGCCGCCAGTCGCGCGTCGTGTGATTCAGTCGCTCACAGCCGTCGGCGGTGACGGCGACGAGGTCTTCGATGCGGACGCCCCACTCGCCCGCCCGGTAGACGCCGGGTTCGACGCTGAACACCATTCCCTCCCGGAGTTCGCGCTCGTTTCCGCCGACGATGTAGGGTTCCTCGTGCACGTCCAGACCGACGCCGTGGCCGGTGCGGTGGACGAACTCCTCGCCGAACCCCGCGTCCGCGACGACCTCGCGCGCGGCGGCGTCCACGGCCTCGCAGGACACGCCGGGTTCGACTGCGTCGACAGCGGCCTGTTGGGCGTCGGCGACGGCCTCGTGCGCGTCGATGTACGCTTCGGGCGGTTCGCCCTCGAAGACGACGGTCCGGGTCTGGTCGCTCGGGTAGCGGTCGACGCGCGTCCCGAAGTCGAAGACGACGGGCTCTCCCGGCCGGATCTCGCGCTCGCCGTGCTGGTGGTGCGGAAGCGCGGCGTTCGGCCCCGACGCGACGATCGTCTCGAAGGACGTCCCCGTACCCCCGTGGTGTTCGAGTCGGTCTGCGACGTACCGCGCGAGGTCGGTTTCGGTGCTGCCGACGGCGTCCGCGCCGAGCGCGCGCACGTCCCGCATCGCGGCGTCCGCGGCCTCGCTCGCCCGGCGGATGGCGTCGCGTTCGGCGTCGTCCTTCCGCACGCGCAGCGCGGACAGCACGTCCGTCGCGAGGCCGAACTCGGCGTCGGGAAGCGCCGTCCGGAGGTCCATCGAGAACCGCGCCCACATCGTCTCGTCGAGGAGGACGCTCGAACCGAGGTCGAGGTCGGCCGCGACGTCGCGGACGTGTTCGACGGGGTCGTCGCCGTCCCGCCACGTGCGCACGTCATCGACCCAGGTCTCGTCGCGGAGTTGCTCGGCGTAGAGCGCGGGCGCGAGGAACGCGGCGTCGTCGGGCGTGACGAACAGGAAGAAGTGACGTTCGCCGGGCGACTCGTGAAACCCCCCGAGGTAGTAGAGGTTCGGACTCGGGAAGAGGGCGAGCGCCTCGTCCGCGTCGAGGCGGTCCTGGCAGTCGCGGGTGCGGCGTTCGAAGGGCGTCATAGCCCGGGGTTCGGGGGCCACGACCTAAATTCGCCTGACCGGCGGCGAGCCATCACGGGCCACTACTAGTCGGCCTCCCCGCTGACGCCGACGGCGCGGACGTGCGCGCGACCCGGCGGAACGGCGTGCTCGAACTCGCGTTCGGTCGCACCCACGAACCCGGGTATCGACATCCGGTAGTCGGTCGCTACGCTTTTTCCCTCTCGCGCGGAGGGGTGACGTATGGCGTTTCCTTCGTCTCTCGCGACCGCGCTGAGTTCGCGCCCGAAACAACTCCTCGGAGCCGGGTTCGGCCTGCTCGGCACGAGCCACTTCGCGTTCTGGACGCAATCCTCAACAGCGCTCTCAGATGCGCTCGCCGCCGGTGACTACGCCGCCGCGCTGGCGCCGCTGTCCGAGTACGCCGCCGGCCACCCAGCATACCTGCTCGCTATCGTCACCGGCATAGCGCTCGTCGCGTGGGCGCAGTGAGTGCGAGCGAGTCCGCGCGAAGCTGGCGCGGCGTCACCGCCGTCGCCGCCTGGCAGGTCGTCGCGTCCGCCACCTACTACGCGGTGTTCGCCGCGACGTCCTCGTTCCGCGACGCCTACCAGTTGAGCGGGTTCGAGGTCGGACTCGTGGTGTCGGTGATGACGCTCGGGTACACGCTCTTTCTCTTCCCGATGGGCGCCGTCGTGGACGCGTACGGCGACCACCCCGCGATGGTCGGCGGCCTCGTCGGCCTCGCAATCGGCGCGGCCGGCGTCGCCGCGTCCGGCGCGGGACTTCCGCTCGCCGGCACGTACCCCGGTCTCCTCGTCGCGGTGTTCGTCCTCGGCTGTGCGTACGCCACCGGGATGCCCGCGACGAACCGCGCCGTCGCCAGCCGCGCCCCCAGGGGCCGGTACAACCTCGCCGTCGGCCTGAAGCAGGTCGGCGTCACCGCCGGCAGCGCCGTGAGCGCCGTGTTCGTCACGAACACCCTCATCGTCCCGACGTGGCCCGCGAGCTTCGCCGTCATCGCCGTCGTCGGCTTCCTCGTCGCCGCCGGGTACGCGGTCACGTTCGACGGCACGGGCGGGAGCGGCCGCATGGAGTTCCCCGACATCCGCGCCATCGCCGCGAACCGCCTCCTGCTCGTCCTGTCTCTCGCCGGGTTCTTCCTCGGTGCCGCCGTCTTCACACTCACCGGGTACACCGTCCCCTACATCGAGGACGCGACGCGCGCCACCACCGCGTTCGCCGGCGCGACGCTCGCCCTGATGCAGGTGTCGGGGAGCATCGGCCGCATCGGCGCGGGCAGCATCGCCGACCGCATCCGCGGCACCGCAGAGCGCGCCAGCCTCCGCGTCCTCGCCGTGCAGGTCGCGGTCGCCGCCGCCCTGTTCTTCGCGCTCCCGGAAGCCAGGGGGGTCTGGCTGCTCGTCGTGTTCGCCGGCCTCGGCCTCGCCCTCCTGGGATTCACGGGCCTCTACCACGGTGCAGTCACGGCGCTCGCCCCCGAGGGGAAATCAGGGGCCGCGACCGCCGCCGGACAGATCACGCTCAACGTCGGCGGCCTCGTCGTTCCACCCCTGTTCGGATTGATCGCGGACACCGCCGGCTACGCCCTCGGCTGGTACCTGCTCGGCGTCGGCGTCGCCGCCTCCACCGGCATGGTCGTCTTCGCGCTCGTGCGCTACGACTAGCGGCGACGAGTAGTACCGACCGCCGGCCCCGCTCACGTATCGCACCGGCACTACGGCGTCAGCCCCCTCCTGCACGCGCCCGTCCTCGCCGGCCCGCACTGTTCGTCGGTACGTACGGCATCACCGCTCGCCCCGCCGCGGACGCGCGCACGTCCTCCGGCGTCGCGCGCTTCCAGCCGCTCCCGCGAAACGCCACTCGCTCTCTCACCACCGCCGCCAACCGCGGCGGCGGACACGCTCCGCCTCGCTCTCGGTGTGGTCGCCGTCGCCGCCGTACTCCAGTTTCGGCTCTGAACGCCCTGTCGAACCCCCAGATCGTACATCGTATGTCGCTCTATCAAATCCCTTCAGAGGGGCGCCACAGTCTCGGAGGGGAGCCAGAACTGGCCCCCGTTATCGAGGGGAGCGCGCGTCAGGAACCACCTCGCCGGTCGGCGTTCCGACAGCACTACCCCGGTCGGTGCGCGTTCTCGCCTCAGTGAACGGGCGGTCGCACGGTTCGATGACTCTGATCCGGTTCGTTCTCAGCTCACACGGAGCAGTTCGCCGGGGGACGCCTGGCACTGTTCGCGGCTGTGCCTACTCACTCGACTGGCTGTGCCCCATCTCGGCGGGGTTCTTCATCCCCTCTTTCACGCCGAAGTAGACGAGGATGGCGTTGACGGGGTACGCGAAAACGAACCCGACAGACAGCGAGAACGCGAGCGCACCCCAGAACAGGAGGTCGCTGATGTGCGCCTGACTGGCGATCAGGAGATCCGTTCCGATGGCCGCGAGCTCCATGACGGTGATGCTCGGCGTCTCGCTGTAGAGGGCGTCCAGCATCGCCTCCCCGAAGCCGACGCCCTCCTGCATCAACGGCCCGACGGTGAGCGCGTACCCGAACAGGTACGCGAGCGCGAACGTCCCGACCGTGATGACGAGCGTGCTCTGGAGCGCGAGCAGCCCCGCGAGGAGCACGAACCCGAGGACTTCGCCGGCTCCACAGCCCGAGTAGCAGTGGGCGGTCGACCGGAAGCCGCGCCGCCACAGCGAGTCGTGGCTGATCTGGGTGCGACCGGAGTACCAGTAGACAGCGAGGCCGAACGGGCCGGAGTAGAGCACGACGAGCGTCCAGACGCCCTTCATCAGCGACGGCAGCGCTTGGTTCCGCTCGCGGATGTCCCACCAGAGGACGGCGGCGGACGTGAGGGCGAACAGCGCCCAGACACCCATCGCGAGCGGATCCGAGAGGATCGGTTTCATGACGTGGCGAACTGGCGCGAGCGCGTGTTCGATCTGTGCGAGGAGTCCGTGTAGTGACATACTCATGAGAGTGATTCGGGGGGACGAGCTGCCGGTACTGTCCGACGTAGCCGCTGCAGCCCACCCGCTAGTTGGGCGGGGATACTTTAGGGAGCTGTGGCTACTAATCCAACGTGCAGCCGGGCCACCAGTGTCGATTCCGAGATATCGACCCCAGTGGGAGCCGCCCCGCCCCTCACGCGGATGAGGAGCGGCGAAACGATTCCCGCGAGGGAACGACTGATACGCGACCGACGAGCGTTCTCCGTTCCCGAGCACAGCCCGCTTACTGAATCCAGAAGACCCGGGGGACGACGATGAGCCGCTCCGAAGTCGGCGGCCGGCTGCTCGGCGCTCGCGCGTCGGCCGCGACCGCCCTCCGCGCGTCCGCGACGGACGTGCGAGGGGCTTTTACGCGTCTCCGTGCAATCCCGGGTATGTCGGAGGCTCGAACGACCGGCGAGTACCGGGTACGCTCTCGAACGCCCGACGGCGCGGCGTTCGTGCTCGTTCCGCTCGACGGCGACGCCCCGGTGCGCGTCGAGGACGACGACGCCGACCTCGCGCCCGGGAACCGCGTTCGGGCGACGCTCGCCTGGAACGACGGCACCGCGCGCTTCGATGACTACGAGGCCGTCGATGACACCCGAATCACGTACGTCCGCGGCGCGACCGGCCTGTTCGAGGACGCGCTCGACACCATGGAGGAAGCCCGCCGCGAGAACCTCGGCGTGAACTCCCAAACCACGTACAGCACGGACGGCGACCCGAACGGCGCAGTCTACGCGTTCGCCAGTCAGCCCGGCGAGCGCGACCTCTACACCGAGTTCCGGGACGGCACCGCGCCGCTCGAACCGCTCCTCGACCGACTGGACGACTTCGAAGACTGCCCCCACCACGTGTTCGTCCTCGACCCCGCCGAACACGACTTCCTCGTGCTCTACCTCGTCCTCCGCCGCGACAGCGTCCTCGAACGCACCGTCTTGGACACCTACGCCTGACTACGATTCGGCGAGTCGCACGAGGTCGGTCAGCGTCTCGTTCACCGGCGTGTCGATGCCGTGGTCGCGGCCGCGCGAGACGATTTCGCCGTTCAGCGCGTCGATTTCGGTTCTCCGCCCGCGGTCGAGGTCCTGGCGCATCGAGGAGCGGTTTTCGGCGGTGCGGCGGGCGACCCGGGACGCGGCCGCGACGGGGTCGGTAGTGAGTTCGATACCCTCGGCGTCCGCGACGGCGGCGGCTTCCTCGACGGCGCGGCGGAGCACGCGCTCGCCGGGGTCGGTGTCGGCGAGGCGGCCGTTCGGCACGCCCGCGAGCGCGGTCGCGGCGTTGATGCCGGCGTTCACGAGGACTTTCTCCCAGACGGCGCGCGCCGCGTCCGCAACCACGTCGGTCTCGATGCCGGCGTCGGTCAGCGCGCGGGCGAGCGCGGTCGCCGCCTCACTGGTGTCGGTGACGTAGTTCCCCACGACCGTGTCGCCGACGCCCGCGTGTCGGACGTGACCGGGCGCTTCGAGCGTCGCGCCGTGACTCGTCGTCCCCGCGAGTACGCGGGACGCGGGCACGAACTCCGCGATAGTCTCCGCGTTCCCGAGGCCGTTCTGGAACGTGCAGACCGCCGCGCCGTCGAGGAGCGCGTCGGCGTCGGCGAGCGCGCTCCGCGTGTCGTAGGCCTTCACGCACACCAAGACGACGTCCACGGGGCCGACGCTGTCGGGGTGTGTCGTCACGTCCACGGGAACGCGCTCCGTCGTTCCGTCGGGGAGCGTGAGGCGAAGCCCGTCCCGGGCGAGGGCGGTGACGTGGTCGCCCGGCCGACCGACGAGCGTCACGTCGACGCCGCTCCGATCGAGACGACCGCCGAACAGCGACCCGATAGCACCCGGGCCGAGCACTGCGACGCGCATACCCGGCGAAACGACGGCCGCGTACAAAAGCCCTGGAAGTCGGCTTCGCGGAACGCCTCCTCCGCGGCGTCCAGGTCGTCTATCCGCGCCTGCGTTCGGGCGTGGAGGCCGTTCGCGTGCTCGTGAAGCCGAGCGGCCTAACTACCGTGTGGCCGGTTAGTGGAGGGTGACGCGCGCCGCTGCGACGCGCCGACCGCTGTCCGTGTCGACGAGCGTGAGTAGGTACGTGCCGCCGCTCTCTAGCCCCGAATTTTCGGCGTCGGTTTCCACCACTCGAATCGTGTCGCCGGGCGCGAACGTGCCGAATGCCGGTGGAACGCTCTCGTTTTCGTGTGCGACGAGACTCGTGTCCCGCCACTGCGGGCTTTCGAGCGTCCGGATCGGCGTGGCGTTCCGGTAGACGACGAGGCGGAGCGACCGGTAGTCGATCGCCGACCCGCCGGTGTGACGGACGACGAACGCGGCCTCCGATTCGGCCTCCGAGAGGGACGCGGGCGCGTCCGCGAAGGCGGCGGTCAGCGTGTCGTTCGAACCGAACTCGGCTCGCTCCGGGGTAGTCTGGAGCGCCCAGAGGCCGTACGTGCCACCGGCGAGCACCAGCACACCGAGAACGGCCGCCGCGAGCAACACGCGACGCCGGGGGTTCGCGGCCGAGTCGTACGCGGGCGTGTCAGTCACGTTCCCGGATAGGGCGGCGTGGCCCCGACGCGTGTTCGCCGACAGACCGCGGGCGGTTCGAAACGCTCGTCGCCGCGTACCTCCGTGGTTCGGTAGCCGACCCCCCAACGGAGGACGCCTCGCGCGTTAGCGCGGGGAGGCTGTCAATCCGCGCCGCAGACGATGACCGGGCGATCCGCACCGAGGATGACCGCCTGCGTCACGCTCCCGAAGAGAGCTTTTCCGGTGGGCGTGCGCTTGCGGGACGCGACGCAGATGGCGTCCACGCCGAGGTCGCGGGCCGTGTCGAGAATCGCCTCCGAGGGGTCGCCGCTCGTCTCGTGCAGTGTCACCTCGATCCCGGCGTCCTCCAGGGTTTCCTTCGCGTGTCGCGCGGACGCGAGCTGGCCGATGGACGCCCCGGTCGGGTTGTCGGTGAAGTCGTGGAAGACGTGCGCGTGGATTTCGTCCCGCCCGGGGAGGTCGATCACCGCGTCGACCTGGGCGTTCGCGTGCTCGTCCTCCTCGTCGACCGCGAGCAGTATCTCGTACATCGTCCCGGTGTGCGCACCCGAGAGGCATACCGCTTTGGGTGAGTGTCACTTCCGTGCAGGGTCGAGCGCACCGCTTACGGCGCTCGCGGACGAACGGCGGGTATGGCCGAACCCGACCTCGACCGCGACGCGTGGCGCGAGCGCGTCCGCGAGCACCGCGCGGAGAAACGCCGGTTCGTCCGGGAGAACATGGAACTCCCGGAGACCGGCGACGACCTCGAATTCTACGACCTCGACCCCGACCTCCGTGTGGTCGCGCGCCTCCAGCGCGCGCAGAACCCCGAGGTGGTGCGGGTGGAGCTCACGCGCGGCCCCGCCGCGGAGTACGAACGCGTCGCGACCCTCGGGTTCACGCTCGACGGCGAGCATCACGTACTCGCGGGCTACCACGCCCCAAAGCAGAACGGCCTGTTCGTGCCGTTCACCGACGAAACGTCGGGCGGCGAGACGCCGGAGATCGGCCGGTACGTCGAACTCGACGTCGACGGCGTTGCGTCGGGGAGTCAGGTCGCGCTCGACTTCAATCTCGCCTACCTGCCGTTCTGCGCGCTGGACGAGAGTTACGCGAGCCCCGTGCCGCCGGCGCGAAACCACGTGCCTGCGGCTGTCCGGGCGGGAGAGAAACACGTCGAAGTCGAATAAGAGTCGACGACCGAAGCGTGGAGAGAGCGAGAGTCAGCGACCGCCGGCGGCGTTACGCGCCGACGTCGGTTGCTTCGAGGAGTTCCTGATAGCGGTTCCGAATCGTGACTTCGCTCACGTCGGTGACCTCGCTGACCTCGCTCTGCGTGACCTTCTGGTTCACGAGCAGGCTCGCGGCGTAGATGGCGGCCGCCGCGAGGCCGACGGGGGACTTTCCGCTCGTGACGCCCTGTTCCTGGGCGTTCGAGAGGAGTTCGCGGGCGCGGCGTTCGACCTCGTCCGAGAGGTCGAGGTCGCTCGCGAACCGCGGGACGTAGCTCGCGGGGTCGGCGGGCGCGACTTCGAGGCTGAGTTCGCGCACGATGTAGCGGTACGTGCGCTTGAACTCCATCTCGTCGATGCGGCTGACGGTCGCGACCTCGTCGATGCTGCGCGGGGTCTGCATCTGGCGGGCCGCCGCGTAGACGGACGCGGTGGCGACGCCCTCGATGCTCCGTCCGGGAAGCAAGTCCTCGTCGAGCGCGCGCCGATAGATGACCGACGCCGTCTCCCGTACTTCCTTGGGGAGGCCGAGCGCGCTGCTCATGCGTTCGATTTCGCCGAGCGCCTGCTTGAGGTTCCGCTCTTTCGAGTTCCGGGTGCGGAAGCGCTCGTTCCACGTGCGCAGGCGCTGCATCTTCTGGCGCTGGCGGCTGGACAGGCTGTTGCCGTAGGCGTCCTTGTCCTGCCAGCCGATGTTCGTGGAGAGGCC is drawn from Salarchaeum sp. JOR-1 and contains these coding sequences:
- a CDS encoding DUF6663 family protein yields the protein MSEARTTGEYRVRSRTPDGAAFVLVPLDGDAPVRVEDDDADLAPGNRVRATLAWNDGTARFDDYEAVDDTRITYVRGATGLFEDALDTMEEARRENLGVNSQTTYSTDGDPNGAVYAFASQPGERDLYTEFRDGTAPLEPLLDRLDDFEDCPHHVFVLDPAEHDFLVLYLVLRRDSVLERTVLDTYA
- a CDS encoding Xaa-Pro peptidase family protein, translating into MTPFERRTRDCQDRLDADEALALFPSPNLYYLGGFHESPGERHFFLFVTPDDAAFLAPALYAEQLRDETWVDDVRTWRDGDDPVEHVRDVAADLDLGSSVLLDETMWARFSMDLRTALPDAEFGLATDVLSALRVRKDDAERDAIRRASEAADAAMRDVRALGADAVGSTETDLARYVADRLEHHGGTGTSFETIVASGPNAALPHHQHGEREIRPGEPVVFDFGTRVDRYPSDQTRTVVFEGEPPEAYIDAHEAVADAQQAAVDAVEPGVSCEAVDAAAREVVADAGFGEEFVHRTGHGVGLDVHEEPYIVGGNERELREGMVFSVEPGVYRAGEWGVRIEDLVAVTADGCERLNHTTRDWRP
- a CDS encoding MFS transporter, with translation MSASESARSWRGVTAVAAWQVVASATYYAVFAATSSFRDAYQLSGFEVGLVVSVMTLGYTLFLFPMGAVVDAYGDHPAMVGGLVGLAIGAAGVAASGAGLPLAGTYPGLLVAVFVLGCAYATGMPATNRAVASRAPRGRYNLAVGLKQVGVTAGSAVSAVFVTNTLIVPTWPASFAVIAVVGFLVAAGYAVTFDGTGGSGRMEFPDIRAIAANRLLLVLSLAGFFLGAAVFTLTGYTVPYIEDATRATTAFAGATLALMQVSGSIGRIGAGSIADRIRGTAERASLRVLAVQVAVAAALFFALPEARGVWLLVVFAGLGLALLGFTGLYHGAVTALAPEGKSGAATAAGQITLNVGGLVVPPLFGLIADTAGYALGWYLLGVGVAASTGMVVFALVRYD
- a CDS encoding PfkB family carbohydrate kinase, producing the protein MDERTGRLADARGVLDASVTATALPDGSVDRRYTVEDRAGAVRSRESFGRRIAAGEAKSFYVDHEATDPGGQAVNDAFQFHALGDDTTLAGHLDHDIFETLPFDAYSMGAPAHVDIYEFESDAVMLTEESAGIETWRFETLERALGPRLDAALAADAVVWANWASVPHATDALRELRERDPDGGVLVLDPGDVTIIDPDTVRGFADALGALTDRYEVVVSANRGEAAFLADALDASFADDGSLARAARAALGVDAFVLHEVEHAVAATRDVLAFVPNEPTSDPVRFTGAGDRFSAGLAHARAADGSWVAALALANACAAHYAIRGETADSDTLRSFIE
- a CDS encoding DICT sensory domain-containing protein; amino-acid sequence: MDSIRSLVERVESEGRTLTVYDPVNEAVVDRLRDYFGPQRVTVSVAESRGEHAPANFAVLHDDGDVVAASDLDDVDSVIAFEAGIVSDPDFDRDSYPAVLEHDDTTTFTSFNKRNMIIASREVEVAAHTVGRGELRVGFQSLSKMDDQWRVYTQLADSGLDVHVYGLPDWEKPRNELNLAFHTDDVSEVRESWFVVYDGDGQDSRKIALIAHEQDDGTFHGFWTYDPGVVDEFLDYVHAGGLGA
- a CDS encoding deoxyhypusine synthase codes for the protein MSDDDSHEHVVPGSEEELDSADVRGYDFRGDFDFFEMLDAYETTGFQATHLAQAVDIARDMRDDDVTTYLTLTSNIVSSGLRETVAYLVREGFVDVIITTSGSITEDVIKTAKPFKMGEWDADEAELRERGINRLGNIFVPSDRYVWLEAYLNDFFEDFFADEKIRTPTAFSKELGETLDDEDSILKNAADQDVPIFCPALTDAEVGNFLYYYRQGYDSEVGIEILDDYDSLIEHGLLAEETGLIAVGAGVPKHHAIMTNLFRGGADHAVYISTGMEGDGSLSGAPPEEAVSWGKIKDEDTNYVQIEAEATLVFPLLVAGAFKRD
- a CDS encoding HAD-IIB family hydrolase; its protein translation is MVPPLAVDIDGTLSRDDRSIDSRVLDVLREWDAPVVIATGKALPYPVALCGFVGVPERVVAENGGVSYDRDRDRLHFHGDREAAQDVVDEYVARGHSLGWGEVDLVNRWRETEVAVSRDQPLAPLRDIAETHGLHVVDTGYAYHVKSPGMHKGRALESLVADLDYDLSEFVAVGDSANDAEMLDAVGTGYAVANADDAAKAAADHVVAGAYADGFLDAVDAVLAE
- a CDS encoding DUF4396 domain-containing protein; protein product: MSLHGLLAQIEHALAPVRHVMKPILSDPLAMGVWALFALTSAAVLWWDIRERNQALPSLMKGVWTLVVLYSGPFGLAVYWYSGRTQISHDSLWRRGFRSTAHCYSGCGAGEVLGFVLLAGLLALQSTLVITVGTFALAYLFGYALTVGPLMQEGVGFGEAMLDALYSETPSITVMELAAIGTDLLIASQAHISDLLFWGALAFSLSVGFVFAYPVNAILVYFGVKEGMKNPAEMGHSQSSE